A window of the Loxodonta africana isolate mLoxAfr1 chromosome 3, mLoxAfr1.hap2, whole genome shotgun sequence genome harbors these coding sequences:
- the COL9A2 gene encoding collagen alpha-2(IX) chain has protein sequence MGQELAPGPGKQESPGGGGDNAAHSSGSRASAPATSPGRRLRPGAAPARSRLFHGRAQASDFLGLRDASAELHHCVCFQRGPPGEPGPPGPPGPPGVPGSDGIDGDKGPPGKPGPPGPKGEPGKPGPDGPDGKPGIDGLTGAKGEPGPLGIPGVKGQPGLPGPPGLPGPGFTGPPGPPGPVGLPGEIGIPGPKGDPGPEGPSGPPGPPGKPGRPGTVPGLEGSADFLCPTNCPAGVKGPQGLQGVKGHPGRRGLLGDPGRQGKPGPKGDVGASGEQGIPGPPGPPGIRGYPGMAGAKGEMGPHGYKGMVGSIGAAGSPGEEGPRGPPGRAGEKGDVGSQGVQGPQGITGPKGATGPPGIDGKDGTPGTPGMKGSVGQAGRPGNPGHQGLAGVPGQPGTKGGPGDKGEPGQPGLPGFSGPPGKEGEPGPQGEIGPQGIMGQKGDQGERGPVGQPGPQGRQGPKGEQGSPGIPGPQGLPGIKGEKGSPGKTGPRGSVGDPGVAGLPGEKGEKGESGEPGPKGQQGVRGEPGYPGPSGDAGAPGPQGYPGLPGPRGLAGDRGIPGLPGRQGVAGRDTSDQHIVDVVLKMLQEQLAEVAVSAKREALGAAGMMGPPGPPGPPGYPGKQGRHGHPGPRGIPGIVGAVGQIGNTGPKGKRGEKGDQGDVGRGHPGMPGPPGIPGLPGRPGQAINGKDGDRGSPGAPGEAGRPGLPGPVGLPGFCEPAACLGASAYASARLTEPGSIKGP, from the exons ATGGGGCAGGAGCTGGCTCCCGGTCCTGGCAAACAGGAGAGCCCAGGTGGCGGGGGAGACAATGCTGCCCATTCATCGGGCTCCCGAGCCTCCGCCCCCGCCACCTCCCCGGGGCGTCGGCTCCGGCCAGGCGCCGCTCCTGCTCGCAGCCGCCTCTTTCACGGGCGCGCGCAGGCGTCTGACTTTCTAGGACTACGCGACGCGAGCGCGG AGTTGCACCACTGTGTGTGTTTTCAGAGAGGTCCGCCGGGAGAGCCGGGCCCCCCGGGCCCCCCGGGACCGCCGGGAGTGCCTGGATCCGATGGCATCGAC GGTGACAAGGGGCCCCCTGGAAAACCTGGTCCTCCG GGACCTAAGGGGGAGCCTGGCAAACCCGGGCCAGATGGGCCGGATGGGAAGCCTGGGATTGAT GGTTTAACTGGAGCCAAGGGCGAGCCTGGGCCCCTGGGGATCCCCGGAGTCAAG GGCCAACCCGGGCTCCCAGGTCCCCCTGGCCTGCCG GGCCCTGGCTTCACTGGACCTCCT GGACCACCTGGACCTGTTGGCCTCCCTGGTGAGATTGGAATCCCAGGCCCCAAG GGGGATCCTGGACCAGAGGGACCATCAGGACCTCCAGGGCCCCCTGGCAAACCG GGCCGCCCAGGAACTGTCCCAGGTCTCGAAGGCAGCGCTGATTTCCTG TGTCCAACCAACTGTCCTGCGGGTGTGAAAGGCCCCCAAGGGCTGCAGGGAGTGAAG GGGCATCCGGGCAGACGCGGGCTTCTGGGTGATCCTGGCCGCCAGGGGAAGCCG GGTCCCAAGGGAGATGTGGGTGCCTCTGGAGAACAAGGCATTCCTGGACCTCCG GGTCCTCCGGGCATCAGGGGCTACCCAGGCATGGCAGGAGCTAAGGGAGAGATG GGTCCTCATGGGTACAAAGGCATGGTGGGCTCCATTGGCGCCGCCGGGTCCCCA GGTGAGGAGGGACCACGGGGGCCCCCAGGCCGAGCCGGGGAGAAAGGTGATGTG GGCAGCCAAGGTGTTCAAGGACCCCAGGGAATAACAGGCCCGAAAGGAGCAACC GGTCCCCCAGGCATCGATGGCAAGGATGGGACGCCAGGCACACCTGGCATGAAG GGCAGTGTAGGACAGGCGGGGCGGCCAGGAAACCCAGGTCACCAGGGTCTAGCG GGTGTGCCAGGCCAGCCTGGGACAAAAGGGGGCCCTGGAGACAAG GGTGAGCCAGGCCAACCGGGCCTCCCTGGATTCTCTGGTCCCCCTGGGAAAGAG GGAGAGCCAGGGCCTCAAGGAGAAATTGGTCCCCAGGGCATCATGGGACAGAAG GGTGACCAGGGTGAGAGGGGGCCAGTGGGGCAGCCAGGTCCTCAAGGTCGACAG GGCCCCAAAGGAGAGCAGGGGTCTCCTGGTATACCAGGGCCCCAAGGCTTGCCAGGCATCAAGGGAGAAAAG GGCTCCCCAGGGAAGACCGGGCCCCGCGGCAGCGTG GGCGATCCAGGTGTGGCCGGTCTCCCTGGAGAGAAAGGCGAGAAG GGGGAATCTGGCGAACCAGGGCCCAAGGGACAG CAAGGAGTCCGCGGAGAACCTGGCTACCCTGGGCCCAGCGGGGATGCGGGCGCCCCAGGGCCCCAGGGCTACCCAGGGCTCCCCGGCCCTCGAGGACTGGCTGGAGACAGAGGCATACCCGGGCTGCCCGGGAGACAGGGCGTGGCG GGCCGAGATACCAGTGACCAGCACATCGTGGATGTGGTGCTGAAGATGCTGCAAG AGCAATTAGCAGAGGTGGCTGTGAGTGCCAAGCGAGAAGCCCTGGGTGCAGCAGGAATGATGGGTCCCCCAGGACCCCCAGGACCTCCTGGGTACCCAGGCAAACAGGGACGCCACGGGCACCCTGGCCCCCGGGGAATTCCTGGCATCGTGGGAGCCGTGGGTCAGATCGGCAACACGGGACCCAAGG GAAAACGTGGAGAGAAAGGTGATCAGGGAGACGTGGGACGCGGGCACCCCGGGATGCCTGGGCCACCAGGGATCCCAG GCCTCCCTGGTCGACCTGGCCAGGCAATCAACGGCAAGGACGGAGACCGAGGATCCCCAGGGGCTCCGGGAGAGGCAGGCCGCCCTGGCTTGCCGGGCCCCGTGGGGCTGCCTGGCTTCTGTGAACCTGCAGCCTGCCTCGGAGCCTCAGCCTATGCCTCTGCCCGCCTTACGGAGCCAGGATCCATCAAAGGGCCGTGA